The region tctatagactaaagtctataaccgcctaatttccttttgtctatagatggtccatagaccaCCTATACACTGAAGTCTATAACCACATCAATTTccttgtctatagatggtccatagactatctatagactaaagtctataacagacaaTTTTTCTTTGTCTACAGACGGTCATAGATTACCTATAGACTAAAGTGTATAACCGCCTTATTTCCTTtcgtccatagactgtctatagatgaTCTACAGACTAAAGTCCATAACAGACAATTTTTTTGTCGATAttcagtcaatagattatctatagactaaagtctataaccgccttgtctatagacggtcaacAGATTTTCTAtggactgaagtctataactgtCTCATTTCCTTTTGTGCACAGAAAGTctagtctatagaccatctatagaacagtctatagtagacataattttcctttgtctattgGGCGCGAGCTCCACCACTCGAGCGAATGGCGCTAGCGTCGACCTTGCGCAGCAAGTGGGATCGCGTGTCTCCTCTCACTGCTGCAGAAGCGGACTATCGGTCGCAGTTAGGCGTTCTAAATGCTAAAAGCCGCGCTATCATCTGCATTTTTCGTTGTTAGTGAGTGCCAGCATTTTACACTTCGATCGTGTGTCGTCGCCGGTGCTGCTACAGTTTATTTCAGCTTTCCCCATGGTCGCTTACTGCTCTGTGCCTCAATGCCGGACTTACGAGGCGGAACCAGGCGTAAGCTTCCACTTCTATCCGAAAGACAGGAAGCTACGAGAAGCCTGGTTAGTCAAGCTGCGAATGGGCAAAGATGCGAGTGTACATTCTCGTGTGTGCAGCAAACATTTCACCAAACAAGATTTCGTCTATGGAGTTGGCGCTAAACTGTTCGGTGAGTAGCGGCCGAAGCTGCCGCGAGCATTTACGTCCGCGCATGTCTCTCTTGTGGAGCTAACGAAGGTAAATTGCTGACAGGATGAAAAAGGCGCTGGTTTCTACGCGACACAGTGCCGTCCCATAACCTGCCTGTTCGACCTTTGGATCGTCAGCCGTCTGCTCGGCGTCGCCGAAACAGGGCACAGGGCGGAGGTAAGCTGAATGTGCGTGGTAGCAACGGGCGCGATTACGCAGTTTTAATTTCGCGCACAGCACGCCGTGCGTAGCATATTTACATGTTTAGATACAAGTATTGCACTGTGTCTCAAATAACTGTTTTTGCTTGCTACGCTTGTTTTGTGCAGTGATGCTTTAGGTAACGTTGGCGTGTAATTGATGAATGGATGTATTCATTGTGTCGCGAGTCTCATAAAAGTGCACCAATGGTTGCCTGTGGCACGCGACTTCTATAATTAAGCTAATTTTGTATTTTGGCGCTCCTATGCTTGATGATGTTACCTGTTCTTACAAGTGTTAGATTCAGTGTCTGGTAATGATGCTCATGTCATTGCTTTGCATTTCGAGCCCCTTGCACATGCGTGACAAGCACGTACGAGCGTATTTTAAAACGGCTTGGCTAAATGTCCACCGCATCCATTCTTAAAATCAGTGTACACCATAAGCTAAAATTTTATTTCCACAAATGAGCTAAGCAAACAGAAGCACAGTTTTAACAACCAACGTTAATAAATACAAAGCCCTGGTGCTCTTCAGGATGTTGGCAATCGTATCTTTATTGGTGTTACATCATCACCTAAGTATCAACTACGAGCTTCTTTATTTGTTAATCAAGAATGTCAATAGAGAGCAATTAAGGCTGGTATTGCAGTGCATGTAGCAATTTTGGAGAATTTATACCTACTTGCATAGCAAAGGCTGTGGCCAACTGTTTTAATTATTGGCTTTCATACGGCTAGAGGTTTGCAGTCCAATTTTGGGAGAAATGCATATCTGAATCTGATattttatttccagaagacagaGCATTGAGCGACATTTTTTCTAAAGAGAAGCCGTTACCGTTGCCTGCATGTGAGCCAGAGATTAAAGCAAGTGCATCTTCCTCAGGAGAAATCGAAGACAGTGCACCTGATGCACGCGGCAACGCAGATATCAATCCCAGTCCAGGTGGCAATCAAGGTATCATTGTCAGCTgtgttatttatatatttattgcaTTTGTTGACTGCAAAAATAATTTACATTATCTGCTTCAGATATCCCTGCTGAGCTTCAAGCCGTAAGGAAGGAGATTGGCGTGCAAGCCAACACACTCGATGCTGCACGAAAACAACCGCTGAGCACAGCAAGCAGTCAGGGAGAAAAAGATCTGAACATCTTAACTGGGATTCCCTGCTTCCAGCTGTTCTATAACATATGCGATGTTTATACAGACAGCCGGATGCTCATGCAAGCAAAACGGTTTTGCTTATCAAACGAAGACGCGGTGTTGTTATCGCTCATCAAGCTTCACCACAACATGTCATTCGCATTGCTTGGTGTGCTTCTTGGCATTCATCGCACCACAGCATCAGAAATATTCAAGGCCAGTGTAATAATCTTGGCTGAAATAATGAAAAATGCAGTTTTTTGGCCGAGCAAGGAAGCTGTTGTTGATAACTTGACGGTGTACTTCAAGGAGTACTCGAGTGTGAGAGCTGTGCTAGACTGCACGGAGATCCCAATTCAGAGGCCAAAGGATATGGAGTCCCAGCTGTTGACATACAGCTGGTACAAGGGTGTGTACACAGCCAAGGTTTTAGTCTGTGAGACACCGGGAGGTCACATAAGTTATGTAAGCAAAGCTTATGGTGGCCGGGCATCTGACTCCCATATAACAAAGGAAAGCAAGATACTAGTATTGTTTCTACCATCAACTGACAGTGTCATGGTGGATAAAGGGTTCTTAATAGACAAACTTTGCCTTGAGCATCAAAGCACAATGGTGCATCCCCCGTTCCTATGCAAGAGAAAGCAACTTACAAAAAATAAAGCTGAAAAAAGTCAAAGTATCGCAGCCGCTCGCGTTTATGTGGAGCGTGCAATCCAGCGAATGAAAGTGTTTAAGATATTGACGGGGAACTTGGGCACCGAGCTTTTTGCTTACATTGATGACATTATAAAAGTCATTGCGGGAATTGTGAATCTCTCCAAGCCCATCTTCAGCAGCGACAAGTTTTTGGTACAATAAAGGGCTACCAAAGTGCATGGACATAATGTTTCGGTACAGTTTCTTAGATTCTTTCCTACGGCTCCTTTATATGTTTGCTtgaaccaagtggtaagcattttTGCAATATTCTTTTAAGTAAGTTGTACACTGCATTTGCTTCTTTATGTTCTTATCACCAGTTTTCATCATATGCCTTACTTTTGTTACTTCCGTTACATATGTGCTTGGTGTCTTGCTTCTCTTGACCAAAATGTTTTTTTGTAATCGTTTAGTGTTTTCATTCTGCACacgcttttttcttccttgtgtcaGTCCCTCTAAATGTGTTCCCCCTTTG is a window of Amblyomma americanum isolate KBUSLIRL-KWMA chromosome 4, ASM5285725v1, whole genome shotgun sequence DNA encoding:
- the LOC144130176 gene encoding uncharacterized protein LOC144130176 — its product is MLMQAKRFCLSNEDAVLLSLIKLHHNMSFALLGVLLGIHRTTASEIFKASVIILAEIMKNAVFWPSKEAVVDNLTVYFKEYSSVRAVLDCTEIPIQRPKDMESQLLTYSWYKGVYTAKVLVCETPGGHISYVSKAYGGRASDSHITKESKILVLFLPSTDSVMVDKGFLIDKLCLEHQSTMVHPPFLCKRKQLTKNKAEKSQSIAAARVYVERAIQRMKVFKILTGNLGTELFAYIDDIIKVIAGIVNLSKPIFSSDKFLVQ